A window of the Leucothrix mucor DSM 2157 genome harbors these coding sequences:
- a CDS encoding endonuclease, with protein sequence MKLATINLYQFAEQGYYWYDREESNTYHSREWKKKQLWVQQQLIAMDADVVGFQEVFSVDALERLVEKLGYPYFATVEAPRTDDQDPQVFVSPVVALASRFPFTKIQGVALDGDVKKDLPVADDFSFSRKPICATVNTPDLGEVMVYVVHLKSKRAVMDRIEYAADEPWDARIRDSLLRRSRGDVLSMIQRGLEATLLYHDVILQMQSIKQVVVMGDLNDSEASSPMDALTQRQKVYDIGGIEDKHWPNESRRELHEHRLFDSFMITPNLRAKARPYTHMHHGEPDVLDHILVSNALNPLNREATGEVCQYQVYNQHVRGDDVDNKLQSDHGQVCIEIIPCTPVEKVTKLEPKVTPKRIWTKQFSAAECEHMRFIEKAGGVYQSNKDYSHFKSRDKWDHFWAFFFDTDHGWVKSVYGSIPVDTLVQKKRHTIEHIVPRSFINEYLIRKRVPRSVRFGAETNPLNFVPADRTLNSRRSSFQFDFQGDEVKRPHKIHLNPQAYSSTGHDTDEEWVVPKRSQGDIARAILYMLLVYEIDELYLDHLNTLVHWAKVDMPSKWELAYNDWVQQTHGIRNPFIDTPAHTMEWLNDESLLKGLMCKNQPSQTEK encoded by the coding sequence ATGAAGCTTGCAACGATCAATCTCTATCAGTTCGCCGAACAAGGCTATTACTGGTATGACCGCGAAGAAAGCAACACCTACCACTCCCGCGAATGGAAGAAAAAACAACTCTGGGTGCAGCAGCAATTAATTGCGATGGATGCCGATGTGGTGGGCTTTCAGGAAGTCTTTAGTGTTGATGCGCTGGAGCGGCTGGTCGAAAAGCTTGGCTACCCCTACTTTGCCACGGTTGAAGCACCGCGCACTGATGATCAAGACCCACAAGTCTTTGTTAGCCCGGTTGTGGCATTGGCCTCGCGCTTTCCCTTTACCAAAATTCAAGGCGTTGCGCTGGATGGTGATGTTAAAAAAGACTTGCCAGTCGCCGATGATTTTTCCTTTAGCCGCAAACCCATTTGTGCCACGGTAAACACACCGGACTTGGGTGAAGTCATGGTCTATGTGGTGCACTTAAAGTCCAAACGTGCGGTGATGGATCGCATCGAATATGCGGCCGATGAGCCTTGGGATGCGCGGATTCGCGACAGTCTATTACGTCGCTCACGGGGCGATGTACTCTCGATGATTCAACGTGGGCTGGAAGCAACGTTGCTGTACCATGATGTCATCCTACAAATGCAGTCGATTAAGCAGGTGGTGGTGATGGGAGACCTCAACGATAGCGAAGCTTCCTCACCAATGGATGCCCTCACCCAACGCCAAAAAGTTTATGATATTGGAGGCATTGAAGATAAGCATTGGCCCAATGAGAGCCGTCGCGAGCTGCATGAGCATCGCTTATTCGATAGCTTTATGATTACGCCGAACCTTCGCGCTAAAGCTCGCCCCTACACCCATATGCACCATGGCGAGCCGGATGTACTCGATCATATTCTGGTTAGCAATGCGCTAAACCCGTTGAATCGCGAAGCGACCGGCGAAGTTTGCCAATATCAAGTTTACAACCAACACGTGCGTGGCGATGATGTAGATAACAAACTGCAATCGGATCATGGCCAGGTATGCATTGAAATAATTCCCTGCACGCCAGTTGAGAAAGTCACCAAGCTAGAACCTAAAGTTACTCCCAAGCGCATTTGGACAAAGCAGTTTTCAGCTGCGGAATGTGAGCACATGCGCTTTATTGAAAAAGCCGGCGGCGTATATCAGTCGAATAAGGATTATTCACACTTTAAATCCCGAGATAAATGGGATCATTTCTGGGCTTTCTTTTTTGATACAGACCATGGCTGGGTTAAATCAGTGTATGGCTCGATTCCTGTTGATACTTTAGTACAGAAAAAACGCCATACTATCGAACACATCGTTCCGCGTTCTTTTATCAATGAATACCTGATTCGCAAGCGAGTACCACGTAGTGTGCGCTTTGGCGCTGAAACGAATCCGCTGAATTTTGTACCGGCTGACCGCACTTTGAACTCACGTCGCTCCAGCTTTCAGTTTGATTTTCAGGGCGATGAAGTAAAGCGCCCACATAAAATCCATCTCAATCCGCAGGCCTATTCCAGCACGGGCCACGATACGGATGAAGAATGGGTAGTGCCCAAGCGCTCTCAGGGCGATATTGCCCGCGCCATTTTATACATGTTGTTGGTGTATGAAATTGATGAGCTTTATCTCGACCACCTGAATACTCTAGTGCATTGGGCCAAAGTCGATATGCCGTCTAAATGGGAACTGGCCTATAACGATTGGGTGCAGCAAACTCATGGCATCCGCAATCCATTTATCGACACTCCGGCGCACACCATGGAATGGCTGAATGATGAATCGCTATTAAAAGGTCTGATGTGTAAGAACCAACCGAGCCAAACTGAGAAGTAA
- a CDS encoding PQQ-dependent sugar dehydrogenase yields MKLNTASVVTISAVLALAAGNVQAAGERIAQSTAAASDLRNDVLPKITLPDGFKIELFAIAPNARHLAVSPKGTVWIGTRSDRVWQATDKDGDKIADMVERFAPQVNFKVSNGVCLSKDGSLYVAEHNRVMHFFDAETYMQSDTPKAEPLVKLGELTPRSEQSYGHNARVCKIGPDDKIYISLGQPYNVSPAKKLDLYKETGIGGIIRLNRFDGSEREVVAQGIRNSVGHDFNPKDGSLWFTDNQVDGMGDDIPPGELNKAPKMGMWYGFPHYGGGDTRTNEYKDQAIPKEDLARYVAPQIETVAHAADLGMTFYTGEQFPKAYQNAIFSAQHGSWNRSTPVGARVMVTYLDDNGDAIKMEPFAEGWLNAAGRYLGRPVDVAQYIDGSILVSDDKAGAVYRIYYSGK; encoded by the coding sequence ATGAAGCTCAATACAGCGTCGGTTGTAACAATCTCTGCAGTGCTGGCTCTAGCGGCTGGCAATGTTCAAGCGGCGGGTGAACGCATTGCCCAAAGTACGGCAGCAGCCAGTGATTTACGTAATGATGTTTTGCCTAAAATCACTTTGCCGGATGGCTTTAAAATTGAGCTATTTGCGATCGCTCCGAATGCCCGTCACTTGGCGGTTAGTCCTAAAGGAACGGTATGGATTGGCACCCGCAGTGATCGGGTTTGGCAGGCTACCGATAAGGACGGCGACAAGATCGCTGACATGGTTGAGCGGTTCGCGCCGCAAGTGAATTTCAAAGTCTCTAATGGCGTATGCTTAAGTAAAGATGGTTCGCTATATGTGGCTGAGCATAATCGGGTCATGCACTTTTTCGATGCAGAAACCTATATGCAAAGTGACACGCCAAAAGCCGAGCCACTGGTTAAGTTGGGCGAGCTAACACCCCGTTCAGAGCAGTCTTATGGACACAATGCGCGTGTGTGTAAAATCGGGCCGGACGATAAAATCTATATCAGCCTCGGACAGCCTTACAATGTGTCGCCCGCCAAAAAATTAGATCTCTACAAAGAAACCGGCATTGGCGGAATCATTCGTTTAAATCGCTTTGATGGCAGTGAGCGCGAGGTTGTGGCGCAAGGTATTCGTAACTCCGTTGGGCATGATTTCAATCCGAAAGATGGCAGCTTGTGGTTCACCGATAATCAGGTAGATGGCATGGGCGATGACATTCCGCCGGGCGAGCTAAATAAAGCCCCGAAAATGGGCATGTGGTACGGCTTTCCTCACTATGGCGGCGGTGATACCCGCACCAATGAATACAAAGATCAGGCGATTCCTAAAGAAGATTTAGCACGTTATGTGGCTCCGCAGATTGAAACCGTGGCACATGCTGCCGATTTAGGGATGACGTTTTATACCGGAGAGCAATTTCCAAAGGCTTATCAGAATGCTATTTTCAGCGCTCAGCATGGTTCGTGGAATCGCAGTACACCAGTGGGTGCGCGGGTGATGGTGACTTATCTGGATGATAACGGCGATGCTATTAAAATGGAGCCCTTTGCAGAAGGCTGGCTTAATGCGGCAGGGCGTTATCTAGGTAGACCGGTTGATGTGGCGCAGTACATCGACGGTTCGATATTGGTTTCTGATGATAAAGCGGGCGCGGTTTACCGGATTTATTATAGTGGCAAATAG
- a CDS encoding DMT family transporter: MTKTYIILVIAIIAEIIAANALKSSEQFTRLWPTVLSLSCYCVSMFLLTLVLKHMSLGITYAIWSGVGIVFVAIIGVLYHKETLDLPAIAGMVLIIAGVILINVYSKAINP; this comes from the coding sequence ATGACAAAAACTTATATCATCCTGGTAATCGCGATCATCGCTGAAATCATTGCCGCAAATGCCTTAAAGTCGTCAGAACAGTTTACGCGTTTGTGGCCAACCGTTCTATCGCTGAGCTGTTATTGCGTGTCGATGTTCCTGTTAACCTTAGTACTTAAGCACATGTCATTAGGGATTACCTACGCGATTTGGTCAGGTGTTGGTATTGTATTTGTCGCGATCATTGGTGTGTTATACCACAAAGAAACGCTGGATTTGCCCGCGATTGCTGGCATGGTGCTGATTATTGCAGGCGTTATTTTGATCAACGTCTACTCTAAAGCGATTAACCCTTAA
- a CDS encoding GGDEF domain-containing phosphodiesterase has protein sequence MVLEIPKIIRSGLSRKLAGVVLFSIVLVEFIILFPSVMSFKHKQVHMVEMHADIIVELINSNLLSGKKISDNYDYLNYLNNHSLITGYKICFNDDCKASSGEEIISKFDASDTPVSKLVDSDTRLEVRRSLFGEPGEHNAIIMRIDTSDLKHQITMFIWQMIGLVALISVFVTIASMIGVSSIVISPILKLKENMFKAMEDPTRPGLYYLENNQMDEIADLTQTYNRLLFDINHYQNQLTESKREIERGLSSSEARWKFALEGSGDGVWDWNPLTDKVFFSSQIKELLGYPEGVLEDTMSAWLSLVHPEDRKESITAMNNLLSKKNQDYSRENRVRHKDGHWIWILSRGMVITRDSKQQANRVVGTHTDISSHKRAEALIWSQANLDLLTNLPNRRLFQENLCSAIETANRNQSSMSLIFLDLDNFKIINDTHGHKMGDALLQEAAKRLKACVRDNDTVSRLGGDEFTIIINDVRDVDIVTRIAENVLHSLCRPFALEMESFHISASIGITFYPEDASDTDTLLMNADQAMYVAKEEGRNRYSYFTQSMRTKAQARMRTINELRQAIVDDEFELYFQPIVDMQSGLIVKTEVLIRWRHPIQGLLGADDIIPIAEETGLIVDIGNWVFYEATKQQAKWRKQYDIDLQVSVNTSPAQYIDDGCVVDEWFAHLDKLNLPYDSLVVEITEGMLLELNDTVESKLAAFRKGGVKIALDDFGTGYSSLSYLQKLTSDYLKIDRSFVSNITESEQNMALCCEIIHIAHIFGMKVIAEGIETEEQSYLLALAGCDFGQGYLYAKPLAATEFEEQLAKQCQQQHKKLSQPLIPTLEAPVAEPSRNKQLQLEAMES, from the coding sequence ATGGTTCTTGAAATACCCAAAATAATTCGATCAGGTCTTAGCCGTAAGCTGGCTGGTGTTGTGCTATTTAGCATTGTTCTGGTCGAGTTTATCATTTTGTTTCCATCCGTCATGAGCTTTAAACATAAGCAAGTGCACATGGTTGAAATGCATGCCGATATCATCGTGGAACTCATTAACTCTAACCTGCTGAGTGGCAAAAAAATTAGTGATAATTATGACTACCTGAACTACCTGAATAATCACAGTCTGATAACGGGGTATAAGATTTGCTTTAACGATGACTGCAAGGCGAGCTCTGGTGAAGAGATCATCTCAAAATTTGATGCATCAGATACGCCTGTTTCCAAGCTGGTGGATTCCGATACGCGCCTTGAGGTCCGCCGTAGTTTGTTTGGGGAGCCGGGGGAACATAATGCCATTATTATGCGCATTGATACTTCAGACCTTAAACATCAAATTACGATGTTTATCTGGCAAATGATTGGTTTGGTGGCGCTGATTTCGGTGTTCGTCACCATCGCCTCGATGATTGGCGTATCCAGCATCGTGATCAGCCCTATTCTTAAACTGAAAGAAAACATGTTTAAGGCAATGGAAGATCCAACCCGACCGGGGCTCTATTATCTGGAAAATAACCAGATGGATGAGATTGCAGACCTAACTCAAACCTACAATCGCCTACTCTTTGATATCAATCACTATCAAAACCAGCTGACGGAATCTAAGCGCGAAATTGAAAGAGGCTTAAGCTCCAGTGAAGCACGTTGGAAGTTTGCGCTGGAGGGCTCAGGAGATGGGGTTTGGGATTGGAATCCGCTGACCGATAAAGTCTTCTTCTCCTCACAAATTAAAGAATTACTGGGTTATCCCGAGGGCGTGCTTGAAGACACTATGAGCGCCTGGCTCTCGCTTGTGCACCCGGAAGACCGTAAAGAATCCATTACTGCAATGAATAATCTACTGAGTAAGAAGAATCAGGATTATTCCCGCGAAAACCGCGTACGTCATAAGGACGGTCATTGGATCTGGATTTTATCGCGCGGCATGGTCATTACACGCGATAGCAAGCAACAAGCTAATCGCGTTGTAGGCACTCACACCGATATCAGCTCACACAAGCGGGCTGAAGCACTGATTTGGAGTCAGGCGAACCTCGACTTATTAACAAATTTGCCTAATCGTCGCCTGTTTCAGGAAAACTTATGCAGCGCAATTGAAACGGCTAATCGTAACCAAAGCAGTATGTCGCTGATCTTTCTGGACTTAGATAACTTCAAGATTATTAATGATACCCATGGCCATAAAATGGGTGATGCGCTACTTCAGGAAGCCGCTAAACGACTAAAAGCCTGCGTCCGCGACAATGATACCGTCTCGCGCTTAGGTGGTGATGAATTCACCATTATCATCAATGATGTACGTGATGTAGATATTGTGACGCGCATTGCTGAAAATGTACTGCACTCACTGTGCCGACCTTTTGCATTAGAAATGGAGTCATTCCATATCTCAGCCAGTATCGGCATTACCTTCTACCCGGAAGATGCTTCAGATACCGATACGCTGTTAATGAATGCGGATCAGGCGATGTATGTCGCCAAAGAAGAAGGACGCAACCGCTATTCCTACTTTACCCAATCCATGCGCACCAAAGCGCAGGCTAGAATGCGCACCATTAACGAATTACGCCAAGCCATTGTCGATGATGAGTTTGAGCTCTACTTCCAGCCGATCGTCGATATGCAAAGCGGATTGATTGTGAAAACTGAGGTACTGATTCGCTGGCGTCATCCGATACAGGGCTTATTGGGCGCAGACGACATTATTCCGATTGCCGAAGAGACGGGCTTGATCGTGGATATTGGTAACTGGGTATTTTATGAGGCCACCAAGCAGCAGGCCAAATGGCGCAAGCAGTATGATATTGACCTGCAAGTCAGCGTTAATACCTCACCGGCTCAATACATTGATGACGGCTGTGTGGTCGACGAGTGGTTTGCTCATCTGGACAAGCTTAACTTGCCCTATGACAGCTTAGTGGTGGAAATCACCGAAGGCATGTTATTAGAGCTCAACGATACGGTTGAAAGCAAGCTGGCGGCCTTCCGTAAAGGTGGCGTGAAGATTGCGCTGGATGATTTTGGTACCGGCTATTCCTCGCTCTCTTATCTACAGAAGCTCACCAGTGATTACCTGAAAATTGATCGCTCGTTTGTGAGCAACATCACCGAAAGCGAGCAAAATATGGCGCTGTGTTGTGAGATTATCCACATCGCTCATATTTTTGGTATGAAAGTCATTGCTGAAGGCATCGAGACTGAGGAGCAAAGCTATCTACTGGCGTTAGCAGGCTGCGACTTTGGTCAGGGCTATTTGTACGCAAAGCCCTTAGCCGCCACAGAATTTGAAGAACAGTTAGCCAAGCAATGCCAACAGCAACACAAAAAGCTAAGCCAGCCATTGATTCCAACACTGGAAGCGCCGGTTGCAGAACCTAGTCGTAACAAGCAACTGCAACTGGAAGCCATGGAGAGTTAA
- a CDS encoding MFS transporter, with product MSSSEYFRLQLIVFAVVSASFTNIYLTQPVLPVLQQEFGVDIVQVSFTVSAVVMGIALFNLPFGLLVDKIAIQPIIMLGGFVVAAAGLLCAATDNLNVLIGARFVQGAFIPALTTCIAAYLAKTLPPERLNIVMGSYVSATVVGGLGGRLLGGWIHPPLHWRYAFISAAALIAIASFVAVRGLPKAPVEPNKPRSTVSYWQLVKQWTFLRLFFCAMGSFAVFSSVFNYLPFRLSHEPFNFSTETITLLYLVYVMGIFMGPMAGRISNRFGNGATLIGGSLVLVLGLVLILLPSVVAIISGLLVVCTGFFAVHAAAIGALNRKLSSGQGRANALYVLFYYVGGSIGITVAGISYESGGWERVISLCIMLVLIPLSAGLFERRSAKAAL from the coding sequence ATGTCTTCTTCAGAATACTTTCGTCTGCAGCTGATCGTGTTTGCGGTGGTGTCTGCTTCGTTCACCAATATCTATCTGACACAGCCTGTGCTGCCGGTACTTCAGCAAGAGTTCGGTGTGGATATCGTGCAAGTCTCCTTTACGGTCTCTGCCGTGGTGATGGGGATTGCGCTTTTTAATCTGCCGTTTGGTTTGTTGGTCGATAAGATCGCGATTCAGCCCATTATTATGTTGGGCGGCTTTGTGGTCGCAGCTGCTGGTTTATTGTGCGCGGCTACGGATAATTTGAATGTGCTGATTGGCGCGCGCTTTGTGCAAGGTGCGTTTATTCCGGCGCTCACTACCTGCATCGCCGCTTATCTCGCTAAAACCCTGCCGCCGGAACGACTCAATATTGTGATGGGCTCTTATGTCTCAGCCACGGTGGTGGGTGGTCTGGGTGGTCGCTTGCTGGGCGGCTGGATTCATCCCCCACTACACTGGCGCTATGCCTTTATCTCGGCTGCTGCGCTAATTGCGATTGCCAGCTTTGTGGCGGTGCGTGGCTTACCCAAAGCCCCTGTCGAACCGAACAAACCGCGCAGTACCGTCAGCTATTGGCAACTGGTTAAACAATGGACATTCCTCAGGCTGTTTTTTTGCGCAATGGGCAGCTTTGCGGTGTTTTCTTCAGTATTTAACTACTTACCTTTCCGACTAAGCCACGAGCCGTTTAATTTCTCTACGGAAACCATCACCCTGCTCTACCTAGTCTATGTGATGGGTATTTTTATGGGGCCCATGGCAGGACGCATCAGCAATCGCTTTGGTAATGGCGCAACGCTAATCGGTGGAAGCTTGGTGCTAGTGCTTGGCTTGGTACTGATTTTATTGCCTTCGGTAGTCGCTATTATTAGCGGATTACTTGTAGTTTGTACTGGCTTCTTTGCCGTTCATGCCGCCGCCATTGGCGCACTCAATCGCAAACTCAGCAGCGGCCAAGGCCGTGCGAATGCGCTGTATGTATTGTTCTATTATGTCGGCGGAAGTATCGGCATCACGGTTGCGGGTATCTCCTATGAGTCGGGTGGTTGGGAACGGGTTATTTCGCTGTGCATTATGCTAGTGTTAATTCCATTGAGTGCCGGCTTGTTTGAGCGCCGCTCGGCCAAAGCTGCGCTATAA
- the recC gene encoding exodeoxyribonuclease V subunit gamma, whose protein sequence is MFVLHTSNRAENLLEHLVKILEAPQQSILAKEMFLIQSQGMERWLSQQLAERSGLWGNFEYLFPAKFFNNMSEKLDLKLNQQSFSREGLLWQFEALLRNLDDPVFQPLSQYLSGDAIDRKRYQLAQQLTYLFDQYQFMRPDWLAAWEKGERIRLPETNPVIEATQNWQAALWRRLLSQQEAGSEHHGERWLHAIETLKTRRHGDLDNILPERISVIGINTLSPMYLAYLQALSQHVQVHFYLLNPCQEFWAEGNSEVRQQLREQSLMTEPLNDAEAEPINPLLGMLGQQGRDFQVLLLEQQANEIEISSFDAVASEGSLSLLQQVQNDILYNRGGDDGFLPEIDDRSISIHACHTRMREVEVLKDQLLASFEQDPSLDIRDVVVMAPDIQTYLPYIDAVFADIPYAVADRSLRQSNHLLDILLRFFGLSQSRLLWHEVLDLLDEPAVREQFGLFEADLLLIRHWVEATRIRWGESALHRAELGVGEFSENSWQAGLERLLMGYAVPDDRDFCDDVLPFSDIEGSQALALGGFYAYFKLLQQARKQLSQEHTLAQWLEKLQYFATQILLQSNDNDLEWGQLRELFDNLAEVAGQHDQPISLVVLMDYLEASASEQKTATGFMRGQLTFCSMLPMRAIPFSVIGLLGMNEGEFPNVDGRAAFDLMDVEFRRGDRSRRADERYQFLEILMSARQQVLISYIGQSIKNNDEIPPSVVISELLDVLAQYYHVDSQRVLTRHPLQAFSPRYFLPAESETKEPSGQLFSYSTAACDLATRLQGSEPANSGFWWQGELQGRDAPAPKMLIDLQDLFRFYSHPQRYFVEQQLQLRLAQADSIPVPSESFELDNLERFFVNQEWLNRHLSDEASDVDQAFLKRLRAEGRWPHGVLGDQLFESMSEELSGFVSKLQTLDLGDKLDGFAVDYQIGDYRLRGSLNCVYQNGNLLYRYARCKAKDQLHAWLNHLIYSNAPDRSPVTTSFLHMDGSWQFGAVDAPEQNLLALLDAYRQAQTGLSPILSSAAVAYLERLKKPSSRSTKTPEEMAFEAYLKEIEYDAYYQQLYRNGDAQSLISSPEFELALESIFKPMYEARQGISFDSSMVA, encoded by the coding sequence ATGTTTGTTTTGCATACCTCGAATCGAGCTGAAAATCTGCTGGAGCACTTGGTTAAAATACTTGAAGCGCCGCAGCAGTCGATATTGGCTAAAGAAATGTTTTTGATTCAAAGCCAAGGCATGGAGCGTTGGCTGTCTCAGCAGCTGGCAGAGCGCTCTGGATTATGGGGGAATTTTGAATACTTATTTCCGGCAAAGTTCTTCAATAACATGTCGGAAAAGCTGGATCTCAAACTCAATCAGCAATCGTTTAGCCGTGAAGGGTTGTTGTGGCAGTTTGAGGCGTTATTACGCAATTTGGATGACCCTGTTTTTCAGCCGTTGTCTCAATACTTAAGTGGCGATGCGATTGACCGCAAACGGTATCAATTAGCGCAGCAACTCACTTATTTATTCGATCAATATCAGTTTATGCGACCGGATTGGTTAGCCGCTTGGGAGAAGGGGGAGCGCATTCGCTTGCCCGAGACGAATCCGGTGATCGAAGCGACACAAAACTGGCAAGCTGCACTATGGCGTAGGCTACTATCGCAACAAGAAGCAGGCTCCGAGCATCATGGTGAACGCTGGCTACATGCCATTGAAACCTTAAAAACACGCCGGCACGGTGACTTAGATAATATATTACCCGAGCGCATTTCGGTGATCGGGATCAATACCTTGTCACCCATGTATCTGGCGTATTTACAGGCTTTGTCACAGCATGTTCAGGTGCATTTTTATTTGCTGAATCCTTGTCAGGAGTTTTGGGCTGAGGGCAATAGCGAAGTTCGCCAGCAGCTTAGGGAGCAATCCTTAATGACTGAGCCGCTAAATGATGCCGAAGCGGAGCCGATTAACCCGTTACTGGGAATGCTGGGGCAGCAAGGCCGGGATTTTCAGGTCTTACTCTTAGAGCAGCAGGCCAATGAAATTGAGATTTCCTCGTTTGATGCGGTGGCCTCCGAAGGCAGTCTGAGCTTATTGCAGCAAGTCCAAAACGATATTTTATATAATCGTGGCGGTGATGATGGCTTTTTGCCAGAGATTGACGACCGCAGTATTTCCATTCACGCCTGTCATACCCGAATGCGCGAAGTGGAAGTGTTGAAAGATCAGCTGCTGGCAAGCTTTGAGCAAGACCCAAGTTTGGACATTCGCGATGTGGTTGTGATGGCACCGGATATTCAAACCTACTTGCCCTATATCGACGCGGTGTTTGCCGATATTCCCTACGCAGTTGCCGACCGCAGTTTGCGCCAGAGCAACCATTTGCTGGATATTTTGCTGCGCTTTTTCGGGCTAAGCCAGAGTCGCTTGTTATGGCATGAGGTCTTAGATCTGTTAGATGAGCCAGCGGTGCGTGAGCAGTTTGGTTTATTTGAAGCCGATTTACTGCTGATCCGCCATTGGGTCGAAGCCACGCGTATTCGTTGGGGTGAGTCGGCGCTGCACCGTGCAGAGCTTGGCGTGGGTGAGTTCTCAGAAAATAGCTGGCAGGCCGGTTTAGAGCGTTTGCTAATGGGCTATGCGGTACCGGATGACCGTGATTTTTGTGATGATGTGCTGCCATTTAGTGATATTGAAGGCTCACAAGCGCTCGCCTTGGGTGGCTTTTATGCGTACTTCAAATTGCTACAGCAGGCGCGTAAACAGCTGTCGCAAGAGCATACCTTAGCTCAGTGGCTGGAAAAACTGCAGTATTTTGCCACGCAGATTTTGCTGCAAAGTAATGATAACGATTTGGAATGGGGCCAGCTGCGCGAGCTGTTTGATAATTTGGCTGAAGTGGCAGGCCAGCATGACCAGCCGATTAGCTTAGTTGTCTTAATGGATTATCTGGAAGCCAGCGCCAGCGAGCAAAAAACGGCTACCGGTTTTATGCGTGGGCAGCTGACTTTCTGCTCAATGCTACCGATGCGAGCCATTCCATTCTCAGTGATCGGCTTGTTGGGTATGAATGAAGGCGAGTTTCCAAATGTCGATGGGCGCGCGGCTTTTGATTTAATGGATGTGGAATTCCGGCGTGGTGACCGCTCCCGTCGAGCCGATGAGCGCTATCAATTTCTGGAAATTCTAATGTCGGCGCGTCAGCAGGTATTGATCAGTTATATCGGTCAGTCGATAAAGAATAATGATGAAATTCCGCCTTCGGTGGTGATTTCAGAGCTGCTGGATGTGTTAGCTCAGTATTACCATGTTGATAGTCAGCGAGTGCTTACACGTCATCCTTTGCAGGCTTTTAGCCCACGTTATTTCTTACCGGCTGAAAGCGAGACTAAAGAGCCATCCGGTCAGTTATTTAGTTATTCAACTGCGGCTTGTGATCTGGCGACACGCCTGCAAGGCTCAGAGCCTGCTAACTCAGGTTTCTGGTGGCAAGGTGAGCTACAAGGGCGAGATGCTCCTGCACCCAAAATGCTGATTGATTTACAGGACCTATTCCGGTTTTACAGCCATCCGCAGCGCTATTTTGTCGAACAGCAACTGCAGTTGCGATTGGCACAAGCTGACTCCATTCCTGTTCCCAGTGAATCCTTTGAGTTAGATAATCTGGAGCGCTTCTTTGTTAATCAGGAATGGCTCAACCGTCACTTAAGTGATGAGGCTTCCGATGTTGATCAAGCGTTTTTAAAGCGCCTCAGAGCAGAAGGACGCTGGCCGCATGGCGTATTGGGCGATCAGTTATTTGAGTCTATGTCCGAAGAGCTCAGTGGTTTTGTGAGTAAACTACAAACGCTGGATTTGGGTGACAAGCTAGATGGCTTTGCAGTTGATTATCAGATTGGGGATTATCGTTTGCGTGGTTCACTCAACTGCGTGTATCAAAATGGCAATCTGCTCTACCGTTATGCGCGCTGCAAAGCTAAAGACCAGCTCCATGCCTGGCTCAATCATTTAATTTACTCCAATGCGCCCGACCGAAGCCCCGTAACCACCAGCTTTTTGCATATGGATGGCTCGTGGCAGTTTGGAGCGGTGGATGCGCCAGAGCAGAATCTATTGGCCTTGTTAGATGCTTATCGACAAGCGCAAACTGGCTTGAGCCCTATATTATCGTCGGCTGCTGTGGCTTATCTGGAGCGGCTTAAAAAGCCCAGTTCCCGCAGCACTAAAACCCCAGAGGAAATGGCGTTTGAAGCCTACCTCAAAGAAATCGAATATGATGCCTATTATCAGCAGCTATACCGCAATGGCGATGCCCAGAGCTTGATCAGTTCGCCAGAATTCGAGCTGGCTTTGGAGTCTATTTTCAAGCCAATGTACGAGGCGCGCCAAGGCATCAGTTTCGATAGCAGTATGGTGGCCTGA